CAGAATGGAAGGCGCAACATTGTCGGCATGCGCAGCACCGCTGGCGATCCGTTCTCCCTGCATGGCCCAGTATACCAGTTCTTCCTTGCTACAAGGAGAGCCCAGCAAGTGATTTGCAGCCACCACGGCAGCCGCAGCGCTCGCCGCACTCGATCCCATCCCACTGCCCATCGGCATTTTCTTTGTCAACCACAGGTCAAAGCCCCGGTTTACGCCAAGATGTTCGAGCAATGCCATCAAGGCTACGCCCGCCGTATTTTGTTCCGGGTCGGTGCTGAGTTTTCCGTCATCGCCCTTTATGCTTCGGATCCGGATCCCCCCATAGGTGTTGGGTTCCATGCGCAGCGAATCGCCCAAACCCGAGATCGCAAGTCCGAACACGTCAAATCCCGAACCCAGGTTGGCAACAGTAGCAGGAGCGAAAACGGTAACGGAAGTTTTGGGCATAGGCGGAGTGGCTGGGCGATGGAAAGCGGGAATTAGTAATTAGTAATTAGTAATTAGTAATTAAAAATTGAGGTTCCAGAATAAACATACGATTCGCTAAACTATTTACTGTTTACTATTCACTATTCACTATTCACTATTCGCTATTCGCTATTCGCTATTCAACGCCAAAATAGTTCCCAATACTGATAATCTCAGCAAACACACCGGCTGCGGTGACTTCGGCGCCGGCGCCTGGGCCTTTTACGACCAAGGGTCGTTGATTGTAGCGATCGGTCCGGAAAGAGATGATGTTATCGCTTCCCGATAAATTGTAGAAAGGGTGTTTGGTATCCACCTCGGTCAATTGTATGCTGGCTCTTCCGTTTTCGAGTCGGGCGATGAAACGAAGTACACAACCTTTCTTTGCCGCTCGTGCGCGAAGTGATTCCATTTCGGCATCGATATCCGGCAAGGCAGACAGGAACGCTCCAACGGTTTTGGCCTTCATCAGGCGAGCGGGTAAGAGGGGTTTGATTTGAATGTCACCGGATTCGAGCGGTAACCCGGTTTCGCGCGCCAGGATAAGGAGTTTTCGGGCTACATCGGTACCGGACAAATCGATTCGCGGGTCCGGTTCGGTATACCCCAGTTCCTTGGCTTGCTTGACAACTTCGCTGAAGGGGATGCCTTCCCGGAAGGTATTGAAGATATAGGAAAGGGTACCCGACAATACTGCCTCGATCGAACGGATACGATCACCACTCGTGAGCAGGTTTTGCAGGGTGTTGATGACCGGCAGGCCGGCTCCTACGTTGGTTTCGTACAAGAACTTCGCGTGATGCTTCCGTACCAGTTCGTGCAGTTTCCGGTATTGACGGTACGGACCGGCATTCGCCAGTTTATTCGGCGTAACCACCGAGATGTTTGACGCGATCAAGTCTCCGTAAACCGAGGCCACCGATTCGTTCGACGTACAATCGACGAAGACCGTTTGCGGGAGGTTCATGGATTTCATCCGGTCGACAAACAACCGGATATCCATCGGTTCGCCCGAACGGTCAAGCGTTTCACTCAAGCGTTTAAGTGAAATGCCATCCGGAGCGAAGTACATTTTCCGGCTGTTGGCGACGCCCGCGATCACGATCTCCAGGGAACGGGCCTGCTTCAGGTGGTCGCGGTGTTCGGCTACCTGCTTCAGGAGTGTTTTACCGATGAGTCCGGTGCCGACCAGGAAGACGGAGAGCGTCTTGACTTCCGACAGGAAGAATGCCTGGTGCAAGGCGTTCATCGCCTTACCCAGATCCTGTTTCCGGATGACCGTTGAAATGTTCAGTTCCGAAGAACCCTGGGCGGTAGCTACAACGCTGATACCGTTTTTCCCGAGCGCGCCGAAAAGCCGGGCGGAGACGCCGGGTGTGTTTTTCATGTTCTCACCGATCACGGCTATCACGCTCAGGCCCTCCTCCACTTTCACCTGCTCAATGAGGTGGTCGCGGATCTCAAATCGAAATGCTTCCTCGATAGCGGCCTTTGCCTGCGCGGCATCACCGGGACGGACCGCGAAGGTGATCGTATGCTCGGAACTCCCCTGGGTGATCAGAATGACATTCACCTTCGACTGACTCAAGGCGCTGAATAAGCGTGCCGATATGCCGGCCACCCCGACCATGCCACTGCCTTCGAGCGTGAGCAGGCTGATATCGTCGATGGAAGAGATTCCTTTGATCAGAAAATCCGCACCGTTCGATTTACGGGAAACGAATGTGCCGTCCGACTGCGGACGAAAGGTATTCTTGATCCGCAACGGTATCCCCTTCTCCAGCGCCGGCTGAATGGTCGGCGGATGGATGACCTTGGCACCGAAGTGCGACATCTCCATGGCTTCGCGATACGACATGGTCGGTACCGTAAACGCCTTGCGTACTTTTCGCGGATCGGCCGTCAGGACACCATCCACATCGGTCCAGATCTGGATCTCCCGTGCCTTGGTGGCTGCGCCGGCAATCGCGGCCGTATAATCGGAGCCGCCTCGGCCGAGCGTGGTAGTTTCATTACGCGCCGTCGATGCAATAAAGCCGGTCATGACGACCACCTGCTCACGGTGCTTCTTCAACCATTGACCGATCTGTCGGTTCGTCGTAGTAAAGTTCACACGTGCATTACCGAACTGTTCGTCCGTTCGGATAACTTCCCGTGCGTCGAGAAAACCAGCGGATCGCCCTTTCGAACGCAGGTACGCTGCGATGATACGGGCAGACAAGAGTTCTCCGTGAGCGCTGACGAAATCGAGCGTGCGATCCGACAGTTCTCCAACCAGGAAGACCCCGTGCAGTGTATCGTACAATCCGGAAAAGTCAGCCTTCAACTGATCAGCCAGATTTCTATCCTTTCCCAGACGAAGTAACTTGACCGTTTCTTCGTGCCGGTGACGCACGCGCTCCAATACTTCCACATATCCCCGGTCGCGGCGTGCAGCCATCCTGCTCATCCGGATCAGATCGTCGGTAACACCTGACTGCGCAGAAACAACAACGATGGTCCGCTCGGATGCCGGTTTCCGGGCATCGCGAATGATCGAATCCAAAGCTTTAATACGGTCAGCACCTGCGACAGAAGTGCCGCCAAATTTCATTACTAACATATTGATTCTTAAAGAGTTCTAATTAATACGGCATTCCCCGAAAAATGTTCAGGAAAGATGCCGGACCCAATTACACAAAATCGCGTAACCGTCGGGGGTCAACACCGACTCCGGATGGAACTGTAAACCACGCACATTCAATTCGTTGTGAGCGAATGCCTGGATCACCTGTGCCCCATCCTGCGCTGTGATTCGCAGACAACCTGGCCAAGTTGCTTCGTCGGCAACCCAGGAGTGATAATGACCGGTTTGAACGCGATCCGGTAACCCTGAAAAAAGTTGATCCGGCGGTTGGAGGATCGAACAGGTGTTGGCAACACCGTGCATGACCTGTTGCAACTGACGCAAGCGTCCGCCAAAGTGTTCCACGATCGCCTGATGACCCAGGCAGATTCCCAACAAGGGTAATCGTCCGATCACCTTTTCGATGAATGGCATCAATTGACCTGACTCCGTCGGTAAACCGGGGCCCGGCGACAAGACAACAGCATCGTAACGTGACAGGTCGATGGCATCCAGCGCGTCGTTTCGTACAACATCCGGCAGACTGCCGCTGGCCATTTCGAGGAAATGAACCAGGTTGAAGGTGAACGAATCGTAGTTGTCGATCAGCAGGATACGCATGAGACGTTGTCGGAATGGAGCGGAATGCGTTGCTTTGAAGTGGCAAAGTAAAGCGACGCGCGATGAAAACCATCATTCAAAGTGAAAAGGCTCCCGCCCCTATCGGGCCCTATAGTCAGGCTGTCAAGGCTGGTCCTTTCCTCTATGTATCCGGGCAGATCGCCCTTGATCCCGCTACGGGGCAATTGGTGACGATCAACATCATCCGGGAAGCCAACCAGGTCATGGAGAACATCGGAGCGATCCTGCGTGCTGCCGGACTCGGTTACGAGCACATCGTCAAGACCTGCATCTTCCTGAAGGATATGAACGATTTCGGTACGGTCAATGAGGTATACGGAGAGTACTTTAAGGGAGATTTTCCGGCCCGTGAAACCGTTCAGGTCTCAAAGTTGCCGAAGGAAGTCAACGTGGAGATCTCGGTTATCGCCTATCAATCCTGATCAGGCATCCCGAAAACTGCGCTGCGTCCAAGCCCGGAACAACAACTCGGAATCGAGTGACGTGTCTTCCTTCCGGCGAATATTGTAGCGGTGATAGTACTGCTCATTTCCCTTCTGGAGCGTGATTTCCCGCTGGCGACGCATCGGGCTGAAGAGTGTAAGCTCCGTCTTGTTTCCCGCTTCCGCCAGGAGACTTTCCAGATTACCTTCGATCTTTTGACCGTTTACGGAAATGAGTTCATCTTCTTTGGCGATACCGGAGCGGTCCGCGATCGACAAGGGCGCAACAGCACTCACCCGGGTAACCGTCGTGTCCGCGTAAATCCTGAAACCAAAGTCACGCTCTGCGACCGTCAACGCCGGCGAACGATGCAGTTCACAACCATGCGCATCCAGCAGTTCGCGTAGCAGCGGCTCGTAATTCTCGGTGCCGTAAACATAGTCCATGAAGAAGTCGGTCATGGGAGCATCGGCCGTCAGCTCGAGCAACGACATATAATCACGTTCGGAGTAACCGATCCCGCGCTTTCCGAAATCCACATACAAGGCACGCATCACATCGTCGAGTGACCGCTTCCCGCCCGTACTCCGGCGAATGAACAAGTCCGCCATCAACGCCAGGATGGAACCTTCGTCATATATGGATGTCTTTCGATGCGGAATCCCGGGGCCGTAGCCGTCCAGCCAGGTATCGAAGGAGGCGTCAGCGACCGGTGTATGAAAGCGGCCATAGTTATCGAAGTGCCGCTGCAGGCGCAGATCGATCTCTTTGAAATACTGCCCTACATCATAACTCCCACATCGCACCAGGAAGAGGTCGCCATAATAGGTGGTCACCCCTTCGTAGACAAAACCGAGACGCGAATAATTTTCCGTGGTATAATCATAAGGCATCAGTTCAACCGGACGGATCGTCTTGACGTTCCAGGCATGAAATAATTCGTGCGATGCCACCCCTATGAAGTCCGTATAGACCGAAGGTTGCATCAACTCGGAGCCCGGTCCGATGGCCAGAACGGTTGAACGGAGGTGCTCGACTCCGTGATAGAACTTATAAGGCAAGGCCAGGACGAGGAAATGATACTCCGTAAACGGGAAATCAACCATGGTCTTTACCTGTACCTCCGTGAACTTTCGAAAATCAGCAAGCAGGCGTTTCCAATCCGGCTGACATTCTCCCTGTATCCACACATGGAAACGACAACCGTTCACATCGTAATGCTGGTGCTGCAAACTGGCGGAAGCCAGAACCGGAGAATCAACCAATTCATCAAAATCATCGGCAACAAAGCCGGCCTTCCCCGTACTCTTGAGGCTGGTGGCATACCGGTAATTATCCGGAAGCCGGAATTCCAACGAACAGGACTCGTGCAAACGTCCGGGTACATAAAGACAACAATGAACCGGATTGATGTAAAAGAACTCTTCGTCCACCCAACAAGCGCCTGCATCGGGCTGAGCCGCGTAATAGTTATAACGCACCGTCAGGGATTCCGCGCCGTTGGCGTGTACCAGCCACGAATCTTTCGTTAGTTTTTTGAAAGGAAGCGATTCTCCAACCGCATCGAAGACATGAAATCGCTGAATATTACGGGCAAAATTACCCAGCTCATAGCGACCGGGCCGCCAGGAAGGGAGTTGCAGCAACACCTCTCCTCCATCCGGATTACTGGTCGTGAACTCAATATCAATGTACCGGGAATTCGGGCGCTCTGCGGAAAAGGTATAGTGCATTGATGGATGTTTCGGCTTGGGATTGGACCGGCTAAGATCGCAGGAAAACCTCCAAACCGGACGAGGGTGTTCTTGCTTTTTTTCAACCCTCTGGATGACAAGCGCTTCCCATCAAATGCCGGACAATTGGTATCTTCGGCCCGCTTTGAAAATCAACTGAAATGAACTACGACCTGATCGTCATCGGCAGCGGACCCGGAGGCTATGTTGCCGCTATCCGCGCCGCACAACTGGGAATGAAAACAGCCGTCATTGAACGTTCCGAACTCGGCGGCATCTGCTTGAACTGGGGGTGCATACCAACCAAAGCCCTGTTGAAGAGCGCACAGGTATATGAGTACCTGCTTCATGCACAAGACTATGGAGTAAAAGCCTCGGGCATCGAAGCGGATTTTGGCGCCATGGTCAAGCGTAGTCGTGGCGTTGCCGATGCGATGAGTAAAGGTGTCCAGTTCCTGATGAAGAAGAATAAGATCGAGGTGATCGCCGGGACTGCAAAGATCAAAGCGGGGCGCAAAGTCGAAGTCTTGGCTGCCGACGGCAAGTCCACTTCCTACGAAGCGAAACACATCATCATAGCCACCGGCGCCCGCTCACGCGAGTTGCCCGGCCTCAAGCAGGATGGCAAAAAGGTGATCGGCTACCGGGAGGC
This genomic stretch from Bacteroidota bacterium harbors:
- the thrA gene encoding bifunctional aspartate kinase/homoserine dehydrogenase I, with product MLVMKFGGTSVAGADRIKALDSIIRDARKPASERTIVVVSAQSGVTDDLIRMSRMAARRDRGYVEVLERVRHRHEETVKLLRLGKDRNLADQLKADFSGLYDTLHGVFLVGELSDRTLDFVSAHGELLSARIIAAYLRSKGRSAGFLDAREVIRTDEQFGNARVNFTTTNRQIGQWLKKHREQVVVMTGFIASTARNETTTLGRGGSDYTAAIAGAATKAREIQIWTDVDGVLTADPRKVRKAFTVPTMSYREAMEMSHFGAKVIHPPTIQPALEKGIPLRIKNTFRPQSDGTFVSRKSNGADFLIKGISSIDDISLLTLEGSGMVGVAGISARLFSALSQSKVNVILITQGSSEHTITFAVRPGDAAQAKAAIEEAFRFEIRDHLIEQVKVEEGLSVIAVIGENMKNTPGVSARLFGALGKNGISVVATAQGSSELNISTVIRKQDLGKAMNALHQAFFLSEVKTLSVFLVGTGLIGKTLLKQVAEHRDHLKQARSLEIVIAGVANSRKMYFAPDGISLKRLSETLDRSGEPMDIRLFVDRMKSMNLPQTVFVDCTSNESVASVYGDLIASNISVVTPNKLANAGPYRQYRKLHELVRKHHAKFLYETNVGAGLPVINTLQNLLTSGDRIRSIEAVLSGTLSYIFNTFREGIPFSEVVKQAKELGYTEPDPRIDLSGTDVARKLLILARETGLPLESGDIQIKPLLPARLMKAKTVGAFLSALPDIDAEMESLRARAAKKGCVLRFIARLENGRASIQLTEVDTKHPFYNLSGSDNIISFRTDRYNQRPLVVKGPGAGAEVTAAGVFAEIISIGNYFGVE
- a CDS encoding aminodeoxychorismate/anthranilate synthase component II, whose translation is MRILLIDNYDSFTFNLVHFLEMASGSLPDVVRNDALDAIDLSRYDAVVLSPGPGLPTESGQLMPFIEKVIGRLPLLGICLGHQAIVEHFGGRLRQLQQVMHGVANTCSILQPPDQLFSGLPDRVQTGHYHSWVADEATWPGCLRITAQDGAQVIQAFAHNELNVRGLQFHPESVLTPDGYAILCNWVRHLS
- a CDS encoding RidA family protein gives rise to the protein MKTIIQSEKAPAPIGPYSQAVKAGPFLYVSGQIALDPATGQLVTINIIREANQVMENIGAILRAAGLGYEHIVKTCIFLKDMNDFGTVNEVYGEYFKGDFPARETVQVSKLPKEVNVEISVIAYQS
- a CDS encoding M61 family metallopeptidase, yielding MHYTFSAERPNSRYIDIEFTTSNPDGGEVLLQLPSWRPGRYELGNFARNIQRFHVFDAVGESLPFKKLTKDSWLVHANGAESLTVRYNYYAAQPDAGACWVDEEFFYINPVHCCLYVPGRLHESCSLEFRLPDNYRYATSLKSTGKAGFVADDFDELVDSPVLASASLQHQHYDVNGCRFHVWIQGECQPDWKRLLADFRKFTEVQVKTMVDFPFTEYHFLVLALPYKFYHGVEHLRSTVLAIGPGSELMQPSVYTDFIGVASHELFHAWNVKTIRPVELMPYDYTTENYSRLGFVYEGVTTYYGDLFLVRCGSYDVGQYFKEIDLRLQRHFDNYGRFHTPVADASFDTWLDGYGPGIPHRKTSIYDEGSILALMADLFIRRSTGGKRSLDDVMRALYVDFGKRGIGYSERDYMSLLELTADAPMTDFFMDYVYGTENYEPLLRELLDAHGCELHRSPALTVAERDFGFRIYADTTVTRVSAVAPLSIADRSGIAKEDELISVNGQKIEGNLESLLAEAGNKTELTLFSPMRRQREITLQKGNEQYYHRYNIRRKEDTSLDSELLFRAWTQRSFRDA